A window from Branchiostoma floridae strain S238N-H82 chromosome 16, Bfl_VNyyK, whole genome shotgun sequence encodes these proteins:
- the LOC118403148 gene encoding oxysterol-binding protein-related protein 11-like isoform X2, whose amino-acid sequence MATNDVTRSESPAASETSATAAVQPSVDLSQFNEAERQQLLAVMARAKELELSEQEGLKRPFEGQLSKYTNVMKGWQYRWFVLDPDSGVLDYYVNEESKKQRPRGSLQLAGSVMSPSDEDSHTFSINAANGEVYRLRAFDAKERQQWVNRLRSVAQYHTETLAQSLPPPHPRSHSISNSSSTPSSTKSAPTTPISTASKRAVSRTQSQPPNTAPVIHTTPHKKTPPAAPPVHEPQAFQNVREVLHQAEQQQVSLSRVIEGLPTATQGVRSLDHDLLLLKATSQTTMQCLGQCFAILQHSHMAETKTPSLPKGATIEWLEPRSPPNATPPSSRKKLPKSSSFPSNMSANQDICFGSGMLEVYDINHDNEVMDDIDQDEADLGTVEEHKSIILHLLSQLKLGMDLTRVVLPTFILEKRSLLEMYADFMAHPDLFLCIPEAESPEDRMMAMVEYYLTAFHVGRKGSLAKKPYNPIIGEVFHCSWDIPTTQPCNSQSETATSSNSQSETSTSPNNQSEENGGYHRVVFTAEQVSHHPPVSAFYAECKEKNVSMNAHIWTKSKFMGMSIGVVNVGEGVVHDVTHGEEYTFTLPSAYARSILTVPWVELGGKINITCAKTGWQAGITFHTKPFYGGKLHHISGEVKHQPTNRVICKIQGEWNGSIEFTYCNGYRGNDTKVIDTAKLSKIRKKVRPINMQGEFESRNLWQNVTAALKSNDIERATEHKRFLEERQRKEERAREEHRIAWHTKLFHRKGEGWVHNNLLEASQ is encoded by the exons aTGGCGACGAATGACGTGACCCGGAGTGAGTCGCCTGCGGCTAGTGAGACTTCCGCCACCGCTGCTGTCCAGCCGTCCGTCGACCTTTCCCAGTTCAACGAGGCCGAGCGACAGCAGCTGCTGGCCGTAATGGCGCGGGCCAAGGAGCTGGAGCTGTCCGAGCAGGAAGGGTTGAAGCGACCGTTCGAGGGACAGCTAAGCAAATACACCAACGTTATGAAAGGCTGGCAGTACAG GTGGTTTGTACTTGACCCAGACTCGGGTGTTCTTGactattatgtaaatgaggagaGTAAGAAGCAGAGGCCGCGGGGTTCGCTGCAGCTGGCGGGATCGGTGATGTCACCCAGCGACGAGGATTCTCACACGTTCAGTATCAACGCTGCCAATGGCGAAGTGTACAGGTTACGTG CATTTGATGCTAAAGAGCGGCAGCAGTGGGTGAATCGACTGCGCTCAGTTGCTCAATATCACACAGAAACGTTGGCTCAG AGTTTACCTCCACCCCATCCAAGGTCACATTCAATATCCAACTCCAGTTCCACCCCAAGCTCCACCAAGAGTGCTCCCACCACTCCCATCTCAACTGCCTCCAAACGGGCTGTCAG CCGGACCCAGTCCCAGCCCCCCAACACCGCCCCCGTCATCCACACCACGCCTCACAAGAAGACTCCTCCTGCGGCGCCGCCTGTCCACGAACCACAGGCCTTCCAGAACGTACGGGAGGTCCTCCACCAGGCAGAGCAGCAACAG GTTTCCCTATCCAGGGTGATTGAGGGGCTGCCCACAGCGACTCAGGGTGTCCGCAGCCTGGACCATGATCTGTTGTTACTGAAAGCGACGTCACAAACCACAATGCAATGTCTAGGGCAGTGTTTTGCCATCTTACAGCACTCGCACATGGCTGAGACCAAGACACCATCCTTACCAAAAG GTGCCACAATAGAATGGTTGGAGCCTAGGTCCCCCCCAAACGCCACCCCTCCCTCCTCCAGGAAAAAGCTCCCCAAATCGTCCTCCTTCCCGTCCAACATGTCGGCAAACCAGGACATCTGCTTCGGGTCGGGCATGCTGGAAGTCTACGACATCAACCACGACAACGAGGTCATGGATGACATAGATCAGGATGAGGCAGATCTAGGAACTGTGGAGGAGCATAAGAGCATTATTCTGCACCTTCTGTCTCAGCTCAAACTGGGCATGGATCTCACAAgg GTTGTGCTGCCAACGTTTATCCTGGAGAAACGATCACTTCTGGAGATGTATGCAGACTTTATGGCCCATCCGGACCTGTTCCTGTGTATCCCGGAGGCTGAGAGCCCAGAGGACAGGATGATGGCCATGGTGGAGTACTACCTCACAGCCTTCCATGTTGGAAGGAAAG GTTCTCTTGCCAAAAAACCGTACAATCCAATCATTGGAGAAGTGTTCCACTGTTCCTGGGACATTCCCACCACTCAGCCCTGCAATAGCCAATCAGAAACAGCCACCTCAAgtaacagccaatcagagacaaGCACCTCTCCTaacaaccaatcagaagaaAATGGTGGATACCATAGAGTGGTCTTTACCGCTGAACAG GTATCCCACCATCCTCCAGTTTCAGCCTTCTATGCTGAATGCAAAGAGAAGAATGTCTCCATGAATGCCCATATATGGACCAAATCCAAGTTCATGGGGATGTCCATCGGAGTGGTGAACGTTGGTGAGGGGGTGGTTCATGACGTAACTCATGGGGAGGAGTACACTTTCACTCTACCCAGTGCCTATGCCAG GTCGATCCTGACTGTGCCATGGGTTGAGTTGGGAGGGAAGATCAATATCACGTGTGCCAAGACAGGCTGGCAGGCCGGGATCACATTCCACACCAAGCCCTTCTACGGAGGAAAACTACACCACATCTCGGGAGAGGTCAAACACCAGCCCACCAATAGGGTCATCTGTAAGATACAG gGAGAATGGAACGGGTCCATAGAGTTCACCTACTGCAATGGCTACAGGGGCAACGACACCAAGGTCATTGACACAGCCAAGCTGTCCAAGATCAGGAAGAAGGTTCGGCCAATCAACATGCAGGGCGAATTCGAGTCCAG GAACCTATGGCAGAACGTGACTGCTGCCCTGAAGTCCAATGACATTGAGCGAGCCACCGAGCACAAACGGTTCCTGGAAGAGCGACAGCGGAAAGAGGAGCGAGCGCGGGAGGAGCACAGAATAGCCTGGCACACCAAGCTGTTCCACAGGAAGGGCGAGGGCTGGGTCCACAATAACCTCCTGGAGGCCTCTCAGTGA
- the LOC118403574 gene encoding aldo-keto reductase family 1 member A1-like, which yields MSEPNSSSQRHGVKLNRGTFMPYLGLGTAKLKAEQMPQVFTAAIEAGYRHFDCASIYGNESDVGVALKEITDSTVKREELFITSKLWNSHHHPDDVRPALLRTLQELQLEYLDLYLIHWPMGYVRSKDYQREHQEGTVRHSGDHYTETWQAMESLVEEGLVREIGLSNFNSKQILEILAVAKTKPSVLQIESHPYFPQHRLIDFCKQHGIVVVAYAPLGTREYRFRKPDVPSLLEDPRVVTIAEKHKKTPAQVLIRFHIQRGVAVIPKSSTPSRICENSQVFDWQLTDEDMEVLGNFETTWRIIRYDRDEKHPFYPFHEPF from the exons ATGTCAGAACCAA ATTCCTCATCACAGAGACATGGAGTCAAGTTGAATAGGGGGACCTTCATGCCATATCTGGGACTTGGGACAGCAAAGCTCAAAGCTGAACAGATGCCACAAGTGTTCACTGCTGCTATTGAAGCTGGCTACAG GCACTTTGACTGTGCTTCCATATATGGGAATGAGAGCGATGTAGGCGTGGCTCTGAAGGAGATAACTGACAGTACTGTCAAGCGGGAG GAACTTTTCATCACCTCAAAGTTGTGGAATTCCCATCACCACCCAGATGATGTCAGACCTGCCCTCTTGAGGACCTTGCAGGAACTGCAGCTGGAGTACTTAGACCTTTACCTCATACACTGGCCCATGGGATATGTGAGAAGCAAAGATTATCAAAGAGAGCATCAAGAAG GGACCGTACGACACTCAGGCGACCACTACACAGAGACGTGGCAGGCCATGGAGTCCCTGGTGGAGGAGGGACTGGTACGCGAGATCGGCCTGTCGAACTTCAACAGTAAGCAGATATTGGAGATCCTTGCTGTGGCAAAGACAAAACCATCTGTTTTACAG ATCGAGTCCCATCCTTACTTCCCGCAACATCGACTCATCGACTTCTGCAAACAACATGGAATTGTTGTCGTGGCGTACGCTCCACTGGGAACCCGCGAGTACCGCTTTCGGAAGCCAG ATGTGCCATCCTTGTTGGAGGACCCAAGGGTTGTGACCATAGCTGAAAAGCACAAGAAAACCCCGGCCCAAGTTCTGATCCGTTTCCACATCCAACGTGGCGTGGCCGTCATTCCAAAGAGTTCCACGCCCTCACGGATATGTGAGAATTCCCAAGTATTTGATTGGCAGCTGACTGATGAAGATATGGAAGTTCTTGGAAACTTTGAAACTACCTGGAGGATAATCCGGTATGATAGAGATGAAAAACACCCCTTTTATCCATTTCACGAACCATTTTAA
- the LOC118403148 gene encoding oxysterol-binding protein-related protein 11-like isoform X1 codes for MATNDVTRSESPAASETSATAAVQPSVDLSQFNEAERQQLLAVMARAKELELSEQEGLKRPFEGQLSKYTNVMKGWQYRQPYQGQLAKYTNLITGWQYRWFVLDPDSGVLDYYVNEESKKQRPRGSLQLAGSVMSPSDEDSHTFSINAANGEVYRLRAFDAKERQQWVNRLRSVAQYHTETLAQSLPPPHPRSHSISNSSSTPSSTKSAPTTPISTASKRAVSRTQSQPPNTAPVIHTTPHKKTPPAAPPVHEPQAFQNVREVLHQAEQQQVSLSRVIEGLPTATQGVRSLDHDLLLLKATSQTTMQCLGQCFAILQHSHMAETKTPSLPKGATIEWLEPRSPPNATPPSSRKKLPKSSSFPSNMSANQDICFGSGMLEVYDINHDNEVMDDIDQDEADLGTVEEHKSIILHLLSQLKLGMDLTRVVLPTFILEKRSLLEMYADFMAHPDLFLCIPEAESPEDRMMAMVEYYLTAFHVGRKGSLAKKPYNPIIGEVFHCSWDIPTTQPCNSQSETATSSNSQSETSTSPNNQSEENGGYHRVVFTAEQVSHHPPVSAFYAECKEKNVSMNAHIWTKSKFMGMSIGVVNVGEGVVHDVTHGEEYTFTLPSAYARSILTVPWVELGGKINITCAKTGWQAGITFHTKPFYGGKLHHISGEVKHQPTNRVICKIQGEWNGSIEFTYCNGYRGNDTKVIDTAKLSKIRKKVRPINMQGEFESRNLWQNVTAALKSNDIERATEHKRFLEERQRKEERAREEHRIAWHTKLFHRKGEGWVHNNLLEASQ; via the exons aTGGCGACGAATGACGTGACCCGGAGTGAGTCGCCTGCGGCTAGTGAGACTTCCGCCACCGCTGCTGTCCAGCCGTCCGTCGACCTTTCCCAGTTCAACGAGGCCGAGCGACAGCAGCTGCTGGCCGTAATGGCGCGGGCCAAGGAGCTGGAGCTGTCCGAGCAGGAAGGGTTGAAGCGACCGTTCGAGGGACAGCTAAGCAAATACACCAACGTTATGAAAGGCTGGCAGTACAG GCAACCATATCAAGGCCAGCTGGCCAAATATACCAACCTCATAACTGGATGGCAATATAG GTGGTTTGTACTTGACCCAGACTCGGGTGTTCTTGactattatgtaaatgaggagaGTAAGAAGCAGAGGCCGCGGGGTTCGCTGCAGCTGGCGGGATCGGTGATGTCACCCAGCGACGAGGATTCTCACACGTTCAGTATCAACGCTGCCAATGGCGAAGTGTACAGGTTACGTG CATTTGATGCTAAAGAGCGGCAGCAGTGGGTGAATCGACTGCGCTCAGTTGCTCAATATCACACAGAAACGTTGGCTCAG AGTTTACCTCCACCCCATCCAAGGTCACATTCAATATCCAACTCCAGTTCCACCCCAAGCTCCACCAAGAGTGCTCCCACCACTCCCATCTCAACTGCCTCCAAACGGGCTGTCAG CCGGACCCAGTCCCAGCCCCCCAACACCGCCCCCGTCATCCACACCACGCCTCACAAGAAGACTCCTCCTGCGGCGCCGCCTGTCCACGAACCACAGGCCTTCCAGAACGTACGGGAGGTCCTCCACCAGGCAGAGCAGCAACAG GTTTCCCTATCCAGGGTGATTGAGGGGCTGCCCACAGCGACTCAGGGTGTCCGCAGCCTGGACCATGATCTGTTGTTACTGAAAGCGACGTCACAAACCACAATGCAATGTCTAGGGCAGTGTTTTGCCATCTTACAGCACTCGCACATGGCTGAGACCAAGACACCATCCTTACCAAAAG GTGCCACAATAGAATGGTTGGAGCCTAGGTCCCCCCCAAACGCCACCCCTCCCTCCTCCAGGAAAAAGCTCCCCAAATCGTCCTCCTTCCCGTCCAACATGTCGGCAAACCAGGACATCTGCTTCGGGTCGGGCATGCTGGAAGTCTACGACATCAACCACGACAACGAGGTCATGGATGACATAGATCAGGATGAGGCAGATCTAGGAACTGTGGAGGAGCATAAGAGCATTATTCTGCACCTTCTGTCTCAGCTCAAACTGGGCATGGATCTCACAAgg GTTGTGCTGCCAACGTTTATCCTGGAGAAACGATCACTTCTGGAGATGTATGCAGACTTTATGGCCCATCCGGACCTGTTCCTGTGTATCCCGGAGGCTGAGAGCCCAGAGGACAGGATGATGGCCATGGTGGAGTACTACCTCACAGCCTTCCATGTTGGAAGGAAAG GTTCTCTTGCCAAAAAACCGTACAATCCAATCATTGGAGAAGTGTTCCACTGTTCCTGGGACATTCCCACCACTCAGCCCTGCAATAGCCAATCAGAAACAGCCACCTCAAgtaacagccaatcagagacaaGCACCTCTCCTaacaaccaatcagaagaaAATGGTGGATACCATAGAGTGGTCTTTACCGCTGAACAG GTATCCCACCATCCTCCAGTTTCAGCCTTCTATGCTGAATGCAAAGAGAAGAATGTCTCCATGAATGCCCATATATGGACCAAATCCAAGTTCATGGGGATGTCCATCGGAGTGGTGAACGTTGGTGAGGGGGTGGTTCATGACGTAACTCATGGGGAGGAGTACACTTTCACTCTACCCAGTGCCTATGCCAG GTCGATCCTGACTGTGCCATGGGTTGAGTTGGGAGGGAAGATCAATATCACGTGTGCCAAGACAGGCTGGCAGGCCGGGATCACATTCCACACCAAGCCCTTCTACGGAGGAAAACTACACCACATCTCGGGAGAGGTCAAACACCAGCCCACCAATAGGGTCATCTGTAAGATACAG gGAGAATGGAACGGGTCCATAGAGTTCACCTACTGCAATGGCTACAGGGGCAACGACACCAAGGTCATTGACACAGCCAAGCTGTCCAAGATCAGGAAGAAGGTTCGGCCAATCAACATGCAGGGCGAATTCGAGTCCAG GAACCTATGGCAGAACGTGACTGCTGCCCTGAAGTCCAATGACATTGAGCGAGCCACCGAGCACAAACGGTTCCTGGAAGAGCGACAGCGGAAAGAGGAGCGAGCGCGGGAGGAGCACAGAATAGCCTGGCACACCAAGCTGTTCCACAGGAAGGGCGAGGGCTGGGTCCACAATAACCTCCTGGAGGCCTCTCAGTGA